The window ACCGGAACGGCCACGGCGGCGCCGGGTGCAGGTGCCGGCGCCAGGATCACCACCGGCGCCTGCTGCGCGGGTGCTGCGACCTGCGGCGCCGTGGCGGCCGGGGCGGTGCCGTACGGACGCCATGGCGGCAGTGGCGTCGACGTGCAGCCAGCCAGCCAGAGGGCTGTGGCCAGCGCGGCCATCGACGTCCGCCGCCATGGCGCAGGTGCTGGCTTGAGACAGAGCGGTCCGAGCGTCGGGATGTTGTTAGGCTTCATGCTGTCTCTCTGTGGTGCGGGGAAATCGGGCACCATGTTACCCGGCTGCCGGCGCCGGGCCTACAGACATTGGCCTACACGCAGGCCCGCGCCGGGCCGCCCCTCACGCTTTCGCCAGGACCGTTTCGATCGCCCGCTTCAACAGATCCAGCCCGAGCTCGATCTCTGTATCGCTCACGGTCAGCGGCGGCGCAATGCGGAACACCCCGCCCATGCCCGGCAACTGCACGATGTTCATGCTCAGGCCGAGCTTCATGCATTCCCGCGTGATGGCCGTGCCGAGTTCGGGCGCGGCTTCCTTGCCGGCCTGGCTCTTCACGATCTCCATGCCCAGCAACAGGCCGCGGCCACGCACATCGCCGATGCAGTCGAACTCGCGCTGCAGCGCGCGCAGGCCGCCTTCGAGCCTCTGGCCAGCGACGCGCGCACGTTCCACCAACCTGTCACGCTGCACCACTTCGAGCACCTTCAGGCCGACGGCGGCTGGCAGCGGATCGGACACATGCGTGGTGTAGAAAAGGAAACCGCGCGCATGGCAGGCCTCCTCGATCTCGGCGGAGGTGACGACCGCGGCCAGCGGCAGGCCCGCGCCCAGCGTCTTCGACAGCGTGAGGATGTCGGGTGTCACGCCGTCGCGCTCGAACGCGAACATGGTGCCGGTGCGGCCCACGCCGGTCTGCGCTTCGTCCAGGATCAGCAACATGCCGCGCTCCGTGCACTTGTGCTTCAGCGCGGCCAGGTAGCCCAACGGCAGGTCCAGGATGCCCCCGGAACTGAGGATCGGCTCGGCGATGAAGGCCGCGAGGTTGCCGCTCGACTGCCGGTCGATCAGGTCGAAGGCGTAGTCGAGCTCGGCCTGCCAGTCGAACACGCCGCCGCGCTCGAAACGCGGGCGGTAAGTGTTGGGCGCGGGAATCGCGAACGAACCCACGGCCGCCGGCCCATAACCCTTGCGCCCCGCGCTGTAGGTGGCCGAAGCGGCGCCGCCGGTCATGCCGTGCCAGGACTGCGCGAAGCTCACGATCTCGAATTTGCCGGTGTAGAGCTTGGCCATCTTGATGGCCGCCTCGTTGGCTTCGGCGCCGGTGCTCAGCAGCATGGAGCGTTCCAGGCCCGGCGGGGTGATTTCGGCCAGTTTGGTGGCCAGGTCGACCACTGGCCGCGTGAGCATGCCGCTGAACAGGTGGTCGAGGTTCTTCGCATGGTCGGCCACCACGGCGGCGACCTCGGGATGGCCGTGGCCCAGCAGCGAACTCATCTGGCCGGAGGTGAAGTCGAGGATGGCGCGGCCATCGGCGTCATAGACGAAACAGCCCTGGGCCCGTTCGATCACCATGGGCTCGAAGCTGCCGCCGTAGCGGATCAGGTGCTGGCGTGCGTTTTGCCAGAACAGCGGGTCGTCGTTGCGAGACATGGGGGCTCCTTGGAAAGATGGGCAGCCACCAGCTTAGAAAACATCGAGATTCAAATAAAGCTAATATTTCTAAACCTAGAATTAAGAAAATCTGATACCTTGGCCCGCCACCTCGACATCGACCTGCTGCGCACCTTCGCCGCCATCGCCGAGACACAGACCCTCGGCCGTGCCGCCGCGCGCATCGGCCGCACCCAGGCGGCGGTCAGCATGCAGGTGAAGAAGCTCGAGGACATGCTGAACCAGCCGCTGCTGAACCGCACCGGCCGCGGCGTGGTGCTGACGCTGCATGGCGAGCGGCTGCTCGGCCACGCGCGTACCATCCTGCGCCACCACGATGCGGCCCTGGCCGACATCTCGGGCGCGGGGCTGTCGGGCACGATCCGCTTCGGTTGCCCCGACGACTACGCGGCGGCCTTCCTGCCGGCCATCCTGCGCGACTTCGCGGGCCGGCATCCGCAGGTCTTCGTCGAAGTGTTCTGCGCGCCGACGCCGCGCTTGCTGGAGCGCATC of the Rhodoferax koreense genome contains:
- a CDS encoding aspartate aminotransferase family protein, which codes for MSRNDDPLFWQNARQHLIRYGGSFEPMVIERAQGCFVYDADGRAILDFTSGQMSSLLGHGHPEVAAVVADHAKNLDHLFSGMLTRPVVDLATKLAEITPPGLERSMLLSTGAEANEAAIKMAKLYTGKFEIVSFAQSWHGMTGGAASATYSAGRKGYGPAAVGSFAIPAPNTYRPRFERGGVFDWQAELDYAFDLIDRQSSGNLAAFIAEPILSSGGILDLPLGYLAALKHKCTERGMLLILDEAQTGVGRTGTMFAFERDGVTPDILTLSKTLGAGLPLAAVVTSAEIEEACHARGFLFYTTHVSDPLPAAVGLKVLEVVQRDRLVERARVAGQRLEGGLRALQREFDCIGDVRGRGLLLGMEIVKSQAGKEAAPELGTAITRECMKLGLSMNIVQLPGMGGVFRIAPPLTVSDTEIELGLDLLKRAIETVLAKA